A region of the Plasmodium vinckei vinckei genome assembly, chromosome: PVVCY_11 genome:
tttttttcttgaaATATAGAGAAATAGTTGGTATTATTGCAACCAATAATATGTGTGTCTTTTCCTTTTGACccttttaatatatgaattttctttcttttatctattgttatattttcaaatagtTTTACATCCTTTTTTATACCAGAAGAATTGGGTAATTtaagttttttattaacttctataattaaattttcattttttttatttctccTATACAAGCCAATTAAGTCATATTTTCTGTACATAGTCATCGTTCTTTTTTCCTCTTATTCACATTCTTCTTttctatataaatttataaagcATGCGTGAAAATCTGTTACCCCTcaagaaatgaaaaaatgagaGGGATGGAATATGCGTATGAATCTCATATCCaagtaaatatatgctTTTAAATAAGCATCCCTATACATATACTTACATATTGTATAAAATCATAGGAATTCAAACATAACATCACATTGTTAATCGAATGTAgatcataataattaaataatgataaccAAAGGGTTTGGAAGTTAATAAAGCacaaaattgaaaatattataaaatattaaaaaaaaattaataaaataaaaaaattaaaaaaaaaaacaataaagagtaaagaatatataaataaatacaatataatgcatatacatGAAATTACCTCAATTGAGGAAGGAGATAATTGATACTGCACAAGGcaaatgatttatttttcctaTTTATCATggttcattaattttttcaatttattttattataatttttttcattgcATTTCCttctaaaattatatgtttattgttatatgattaattaaaaaagaaatttttGAAGAATGCAACCAATTATAATAAGggatatatgtaaaaaattattataattggAATTTGGAACACAAAAAATGCCATCTCCAAAATAGTTGTATGAACAATggcatataatattactatttttaattgaGCATTCAGCATTTTTATCACAatttccattattatttgcacAATCTTTAGTAGTCATAGGAatacatttaaaatattctacAGTAGTATCTCGTACATAGTTAGCTAGACATCGGCATTCTTGTTTATCCTTCTCAACAATATAACATCGTGCATGATCACCACACTTTGAATATTCACATATATGATtagttttaaattttacaaaatttgtaatagcagttatataaaatttacattttaaaaaaaacctTTCAAAACTGTATACTGTCTCATCTATGATTCTAGTTGTTTCTTTAAGATTTCTATTTTCTTCTAACATTGTTATACGCATTATTTCCGCATGATCTACATCTTCTCCATTtccactttttttttctggattattttcaatagcAGGGGTTGCGGTTTCATCACTTTTTAAAGCTGGATCAGTTGGGGCAGCATTAGCCGAAGTAccatctttattttttacatcaCCATTAGTATTTGATTTGCCATTTTGTGTACTAGCATCGTTACTTATTTGTGATGATATTCCTCCATCCGAATTTCCATTTTCACCTTTTTCTTGATTAGCATCACCTTCTCCTGATACGGATTTATTAACATCAGGGGTATTACCAACTATATATTCTGATTGATCAAAATCTGAGTCATTTGGTTTAGCAAAATCTTCAATGTTTGGAATTATACGAATGAATTTTCCTAGAAAAGAATGATctttgttatatatattctttttattattttccatattttcttcaaaCTTTTtagtgttttttttttcatgatttacaaatttaaatgcATCAATTTTTGGAGTGTTAACCGAATTTGGTTGTTCTTTTAAATCCTCAACTGGATTATTTTGTGGTGGTgaaacattattttttgttggattattataattttcttttcttataaaatgtgtctctttaatattatttatctcGTCATCTTCATATTCCATGTTAATATAATCTCCTATATTAATATCGTCAATTTCGATTTCCTCTATAACATCTTcctcattattttcttggCTTGGAGGAGTGGTAgttatgttattatttttatcattgaCATCTGAAAGGACTGCattatttgcatatattacCAATAAAAGTGTTAaggtaaataatttattcctttttataaGTATCATATTTTACTTAACAAAgatagataaaaaaatgatttagaAATATGGCTAGCTGATACTAGAATAAGTAATATCACATTGCACGCATGTGCAtagtataatattaatatttcctttgtataataatatggtttttaatatataaccatataaattgtaaaaacaatagaaatatataaattataacaaaagaaatataactgaattaaatgaatttaaCAATTGTccaaataacaaaataataaatttatgtaataGACAAAAACACATAAAAAAACGttgtgaaaaaatataataagaaCATAACgtatttattcatattttaatgcactattaatttttatttaattatttctataattattttggttgttattattaaattggTTGAGTGAATTGGCATAGATATTTCCTTACGTTTGTCCTtgtatttttgtatattaattattcaaattaataataaaaaaataaaaaggttgttaaaaaataaaaaaacattttagaCAACTACAATGTATAGAAAACAATACACATCATTGTGCATAAAATGGTGAGAATTTCTAAGCGTGTGATAAAATATGCCAATTAAGTTGGagaaaatattcatatataaatatatatagcattatgtgtatatataaaaactatAGTAATCGATAAGTTTGTCTAAAAATGTTGATAAACATCAGATCGAATATATGCgcaacatttttattgtatatcCCACAAATGATGGTTGATATAGTAccgttttatttttcaaaaaggaaaagaaaattatagaCATGAATTACTTATAAATACAGCTAAAGTTGCTggttatgtatatttatatattttttcttcctatttatgttatagtaaaaatttaaaacgaaggaaataaaaataataaataatttcattAGGAGTTGCTATTTAGGTTATACtgcatttttaaaaatgtccctttaaaaacaatgcttaaaataatagacataaaataactttttataattttcgaatgttaaaaaaagacgtaattatatatgtactatcaacatataaaaagggAAATATAATACCCTGCTCGTaccataaaaatattttcatattattatttcataagaatatatagcaacccttttatataaaaaaataatagtaataatgtaaattatACTATTTACAACAGTTGAAAAATAGTGTATATAGctgtatattaaaatggtatgattattttttttgcataatTTTGATTAATTCATAGAACTTTTGGGGGTTGTATTATAGAATTGGAAAAACAAAACCATgccattttaatatacagctatatacacataaatatgtgaaaaatattgttaaaaataaaattttttaatataaataatttattcaatAAATTTCCTTCTATGTTAAGGTGAAAAATACACATATTCTTCTTCGTGTATATATAAgcctttaaaaaaaaaatttacagCTTCTCATTTTATAAACTTGCTTCATATTCTAATATATTAAGTGAcgttaacaaaaaaaaaattttagaaAATGTTTTCAGATAGTTTTATTTGCATccgttttttattttatttaaaaaaaatacatttacATGGATAGTGAGTAGATAATTGGATATTATGGAATAAAATgccaattttattttttcatttttaatttattcgtgttttacttattttaataaataagcaTCCGCTTTGTCATATCATTTGTATAAGGCATGCAATGCTTTTCCTTAGTACCATTAATATAGTGAGAGAAAAatgatacatatatatatgtgattAACAGTATTGGAGTATAaaagatattaaaaaaatatatagtaataatagttCAGCAGTGACGACTACAAATCTAAAAAGCATGAATAGGCATGTgctatatttatagattTCTAATACATCAATGTAAAACtgatcataaaaaataattaatgaaaGGATTTTTAGCGAAGAATTTTCTTTCATCAAATAATACAGATAACAAAGATGGGAGTGATGAAAATGAGGACAAGAGTGAaatagataaaaatgacAATGAAGagaataatgaaaataataagtcaaacgaaataaatgaagaaaacaATAATGATAAGTGTGATCCTTCAATGaatgaacaaaattatacaacTAATGacaaaattgaaaatgatgatattAACAACGATAATAATGAggttgaaaataatgagtataaaaaaaaagataat
Encoded here:
- a CDS encoding merozoite surface protein 10, putative translates to MILIKRNKLFTLTLLLVIYANNAVLSDVNDKNNNITTTPPSQENNEEDVIEEIEIDDINIGDYINMEYEDDEINNIKETHFIRKENYNNPTKNNVSPPQNNPVEDLKEQPNSVNTPKIDAFKFVNHEKKNTKKFEENMENNKKNIYNKDHSFLGKFIRIIPNIEDFAKPNDSDFDQSEYIVGNTPDVNKSVSGEGDANQEKGENGNSDGGISSQISNDASTQNGKSNTNGDVKNKDGTSANAAPTDPALKSDETATPAIENNPEKKSGNGEDVDHAEIMRITMLEENRNLKETTRIIDETVYSFERFFLKCKFYITAITNFVKFKTNHICEYSKCGDHARCYIVEKDKQECRCLANYVRDTTVEYFKCIPMTTKDCANNNGNCDKNAECSIKNSNIICHCSYNYFGDGIFCVPNSNYNNFLHISLIIIGCILQKFLF